ACTCCTGACAGGGACACAGTCGCGTGTGTCTAATAACAGAACAACACACAGCGTGTTAAACGTCCATGAAACCATGATGACAAACACTGAGCAGCGAAAAAGCAGCAGTTTAGCGCTGATGAGAAACACGCGATTAGAGACAAAGAGAAACTTCACTCACGAGCagctgcacaaacacacacaacaaactCATTCAGAGCACAATTAACCTACATTGTCGTCTCCAGACAGGTCGGGGTTGCTGTTTTCATCACTGCTCAATTTCTGCTTTTTGTTACTCGGCATCTCGTTTCCCGCCTCGGCATGAGATTCAGACATCTTCCTCCGCATCTTCCTCCTGCAGTGCCACACTGCCGGAAAGCAAAGCGTGCGCGCGCATGCCACACTGCTGCAAGACAGCACGACAGCTGCTGTACCGCTTAGCGACAGCAGAGGGAGGCATTTCACATTCACACAGTCACACACATGGCGCTGCAGTCACTCAGAAAAAACGGGAACTAGAGCAGATGCACAGCTACAGAACTGCGAAAACTTAAGAGTCAAGTTTAAGAGAAGCGTTTTAATGCCTTAGGTGTGCTAATAGTTTACGCCGTTTGTAATTTTTTGAAGACAGAGAGCAAGTCAACATCTCACACGATTTCATTGCATTTGAACTAAATCGCACTGCAATCGTTTGAAGGGTTGTAGAATAACCAAGGTTTGTCTTTAGCAAACACTGTCAGATGTTAgggttattaatatttaatgaaggTTGAGGTGCGGATTAAACTCACTGTCACTCAGAAACGAGAAACTAGACCTTTGACCTCCACCAGGATCTGTGTTTGTTCACGGTTATTGAAGACAAACACTAGAGTGACTGAGATCAGTTATTATCATGGACCCTTTTTTGTTTCGATTTCTAACTGGTGTTCACCCTGACGCTTCACTCCATGACAAACCTGTTTCATTCAGCATGAATCACTAAATCACATCTTTTCTACCCGTTTGAGTTTTCAGACCAGCCAGTTCTAGTAAAACATGAGATCTGggaacagacacatttatttttctagtATAGAACAATCTGACTCTCCGATACGACAGTCCCAGTACGAGAGAGAGCGAGTGTTAGACGCAATGAAAAATCAAGAATGAACAGATTTCTGACACGCTGAGACCCGTCAGGTTACGCAATGGCAGCGCGTGCCACACAGTGTTCAGAAGATTGAGATGTCGATCTCATCCTTTTTTTGAACACGTTTCAAGTGTTTCAACAGTCACAGTTCCCCAGGTGCTTCTGTGATGCTCGTACAGTTGAGTGAAAATAGAAACACTGTGACTTTTTGTCACAGAATGGACTTGCTGATTACTGACAGACTCCCACACTGTGCGTTAGACAAACTTTTCTCGTGTCGTCCTCTTTTCCTGATAGACACAGTGAGTCTTTTACTCCAGGTGATGAGTTAAAACAGCCCTAAACGGCTCAATGTAATTCATTAAGATACTCTAAATATTAACAGCATGAATttggagaccacatcgactagatgagccccagagacggatccccagtgaagacctcgtcaccgaGACGGCCGctggcacaagaccacgggaaccagatgagtcctctgcgtctggccggaggagaactggccccccgactgagcctggtttctaccaaggttttttttctccattctgtcaccgatagagttttggttccttgccacggtggcctctggcttgcttagctGGGGACACTTATTTTTCAATCGATATCGTATACTGTTTGAAtcatcactgaattcaatgatgaactgcctgtAACTGAAAAtggagtgtttactgttgcccttttttgcattattgatgcactatttcctatttaatactgtacagccactttgtcacaattctgtattgttaaaagcgctatataaataaaggtgacttgacgaCTTGAATTTCAGTAAGGCTGCTTTGAAACTATGTGTGTTGTGAACAGCGATATACTGCGCCGATTTGACTCCTAACAGCCGAACATCAGGCCGCAACACCCAAACAGGACACTGATATCAGGGCGGGAGCATCGTTCAGATGCGGCAGAGTAATGCCGGACACTTTCGGGAGGGCGGTCGAGCCTCTCGTTTGTGTGAGTTTCTATTGCAGCGTTGTGCAACGGTGCTCGTTCTCTGACTAACAGGCAACAGCGGAGATTCCAGAGCCACGTCACCGGGGCAAAGGTCACCGTGTGTGATATAGAGCAGACGACTGAACTGCCTTGACGTGTACGTTTAACTGTATAAAATGAAGTATTTCTTCCTTTCATCTTAAAAATAGTACAGAAGTCATTGACATGACTGAcagacacatcaaaataaaccaGCTGAATTCTGAAATATGTCTTTGTGACATTATTGTTTGACACATCCAGTGTTTGGTTTTTCTGTGCATGTCATGAATATTCTAGTCAAATAATCTATAAAAAGACAGCAGTTGTGGGATGACGCATCAGTGCTGGGAATCTGACTCGGACAGGAAATACAAGCACCTGCAGGAGGAAGTGGGAGTTCCCATACTGTCAGCTCGACATGAACCAGAGCCGTCACTGAGACTGTGTTCTTCTTCTCACAATAACCAGACCAGCAGCGATGACTGCTGGGTGTTAAACTCGATCAGTTGAATGCTGGCTATCGCCGGTCGGGTTTGCGTCGGGTAGTATTTGCAGATCAGAGGAACTATAGAAGCTCATGGGAACAAATGAcccaacaacaaaaatataaacatatcaaaaataatgttttaatatcagTGTGATTAAAAAGGCATTAGAGAAACCCtcccatctttttttttaattttttttttttttttacagcatccTGCTCTGTTAATAATGTTGATGATTAGCTCGTCGGTCATGCATGTTGTTCTCGAAATTTACGTAAGAAAATTGACTTACCCAAATGGCCTCGAGCGTGAAAACCGAGTACGAAAACCTCACAAAGGCTTTTGTTTAATGATCTCCAGTGACTGTTGATCTCAAATATGCAGACACACCGGTTTAGACTTCAACTTTCATTAAAACTCGAGGATGTTTTGAAGCAGAGCCTCTTTCAGACGTggcagatttttaaaatccactgaagaagaaaacaaaaaccataCAGTGGACTCATATTAGACAAAGAAATGATATTATGGcacatgcttttatttaatgtacaacacaaataacaataacatgGAAAGATCAAGTTCCGAATTTTAAAATCTCTGATATAAGATGGAGACTCCTTGAATTCATCAGGACATTAGCGTGTCCCATCAGACAGGTCCGACTCGTTTATCTCGTGTTTTTACTGCACACACTAAATGGCATTAAACAGACACACCCGAGGAACCTGAAGTGCATAAAGCTTCACTAGTTTTACTATGATCATGTCCTGAGTTTGATTTGTAGTTGTAAACAATCTCTGAGTTTTTGACCAGTACTGTAAACAGCACAGACTATGTGAGCGAACCTTTGGAAAAGCGAATGAGCGGTCACACGTTCAGTAGCTGAATCTGAAATTGGGTTAGGGTTAAGAGGAGACTTGAATAATCTTGGTCCTGCCTGTATTGTTTGACATCActtatgaaatgaaatgatgcgcatgtaaacacacacaaacacactgacacTGAATGAAAATCTGGTTCAGTACGAGGGAATTTCTGATGCGTGGCCCGGCCTAGGTTAATGAAACTTGAGGTTCACTGAACTGTGAGAACACTGTGGTTTCGTgtttctattaatattatttgagCAGACAAGAAAAACACAAGAATTGTGTAGGACTGTGACGTGTAAGAACCCAAGCAGGAAAAACACAGGGAAATGCAGAAGTTGATGTGTTAGCTGATCATTTAAAGGCTTTCGCTGGTTCCCAAAAGTCCTCTAGAGTTTCAGCAGATTCTCCAGACTCAGAATATGAGGAAACCTACGGTTTGTTATACAATGACATATTCATCGTGCTTTCCTCTTATAAAAAGAAAAGGTCAGCAGCTTACATAAGTGAGAGGAATCTCCTGGGATATACTTTTCAAATCTATTTTCAGTGTCTTCCATGTGTCTGTCGTATACGAATGAGGCATTTTGTCATTGTGAAGATTTTCAAATGCACTTAAAggtcaaagtttttttttttctttttggttaaattatatttttggtctttttgtTCCTTTATTATTCAGATAGGACAGTGGAGAGATGACAAGAAAGTAGCGGGTAGAGCGAAGGGGGTGCGGTCAGCTTAGGatctcgagacgggaatcgaactcgggttgCCGTGAACACAGTTGCGCTGTATACGTCGGCGCATGAACCACGAGGCTACCGGTGCCGACTTAGAAGTTCAGAAGCAGATGAACATGGTCATGACCAGTGCTGggaagtaactagttacatgtaacggaattacgtaatttaattacaaaataaatgtaactgtaattagttaaagttactgagaaaaaatgtgtaattaaattacagttacttttgaaaaatgccagtgattacaaagggggttacatctgaattttttcacacccccacttacagatttaattgactgctttcataaattgcattgactgctctaaaatgagacaccaatgtttcaggagtttagagcacatgcttattcgatagctgttttatttcctatttgggtttatgcataaactttattttttaagatagttttttccaaggcattgttagatgctagtgttttctgtcttaactatgcaaacattggatttcaaacccagtatcatagctattaaactctTTCTTGTTATGACGGTGaaccgagttcgattcccgtctcgaggtcctttgccgatcccgctcccctctctcctcccatctctttcctgtcatctctctactgtcctatcaaaataaaagacataaaaagtcaaaaaaatacgtaaaaaaaagtctgaatttgtggctgtgctttaaatttaattattacacagctcagactcattcggggcaacttaagtcatgATTTTCTTcgcggaagctttgcgtttggttagctaataaaatattaatgcttaattcaatattatgtggacactttcttaattctgtcatcctggtaccgtggacttgctctattgtttcatacaaacacagctgctgacatttttttttgtacactgtaatggattataaaataactaacaaactagtactactacttaattatttatgcggtgaaatgttgtggaagaaaactggtatgatatttcaactcagatcagtgtttcgtgtccaataattttgacacgaaacatctaaataatctatcaagcagctgtgtaataagtgagataacgtacattcagccagttgttatcgcaacaTAAAGGTGTATATTATCACTaacttaattcaagtgatgaaggatttagaaagtctgacagtaatcagtgctgagtgctactgtaaggttcactctgcctggcttaaatgtttcaaaatgattaacagttgaaaatattagaaatttagaaaagtaatcacaaagtaattaaaagtaataagttacattactttaataaagtaattgaaaagttacactacttattacattttacatcaaGTAACTTgcaatctgtaacctattacatttccaaattaaccttcccaacactggtcatgACAAACACTTTACCAACAGCTAACCCCTGTGCCGATAACACATTAGCACTTTTACTGCGACCTTTCGTGAATTCCTGTAAGTTGTGCTGTGATGTACGCTTGTGTTTCAGTGCGATTATTTCCTGGTCTGGATCGGCTTTCTGCTCTTTTGTTTTGGCACTCTTCAATTCGAGTTCTGCTTCAGTCTCCTGCGAAGGCTAAAACTCTcatgagaaaacaaaacattaacaaagaaaGTTTATTTAGGACTGAATTACAGCAGATAATTCAGTTTACAGAATATCAAGTGACCTGCAAAGGAAACACAGACACCAACCCACTCCTGATGCACAATGGAAAATAACGCTAAAGGACAATATATACCTAACAATATATGCTCATCCCACCACCACAAACATATACATCAACAATATCATGCAGATACATGTAATATGAACTGTTATAATGCACTAACACCATCTGTCTTCATAAAGAAACACCTTTAACCCTATTTTTATGTGGATTCTGAGAATAGCACTTACtataaaatagaataatcaGAGTTATCCAGAATAATTAGAGGACTACTGGAGAATCACAAGCCTTCAGAAGAAGTTAATCATCAATGGCAGAAAGTCCCAAAATGACATGCCGAAACATGACTCGAGTCAACGATTGGGACGTTCTGGTTCAACAGGTTTAAAGTTACTGATTAGCATCTCAGGTAAAGACTGTTGCTCATGTTTAACGTGCAAACCTTCTGACAAAACACACACtagagtaataataataacaatacggATATAGTTACATTGTTTGGAGATTATAGTTTACAACCTTTTACACACCAGAGCCAAATGCAGCACTTCAGATCTGCTACTGAACAAGagaaaatgattcactgttcaATCCAGTGACTGACGACCTTCTTTCTCTTCAACGACGTTCTCATTTATTACTACTCTCTGAATAATCCTTCCTAACTTCCTCATAACATTAGTTTCCTCTTCTAACGTCAGGTAGCTTCTCTGAACTGTTGCTCTCACTTTCCTGTGCCGTCTACTACTCAGTAGTGAACAATGATAAAACTGTTTCATGGAAACAACCGACATCTGCCCAAAGCGGCAAATGAATCTGTACACAGACCGGACTGCCTGACTGACAGCGATTCTGAAGGGAAGAACGGGACGGTCGCTCACGGGCGGGATGGCGCTCCTTTGCCTTTCAGGATCCGACGCACCTGTGGAAATTACAGAGAAAAACAGGTCACTGAAAATCTCAATGAATCAGCGAGTCACGCATGGCCTGAGGCGCTTTAGTCTGAACTGCTCAAACCGGTTTGCTCAAAACGACTATTTAAAAGCAGCTTAGAGGAACTATAACCTCAGCTCCTGTCGCTTATTAATGTCAAGGGTTGGGGAGCAGGGAGGGGTGCCAGATCGTCATCTGGTCTGACCGGTCAGTGACGGGACAGCAGGCTGTCCAGATGGAGAACCACAGTGAAAGTACGTTTCGAAAACGCGCGGTGAGGCCTGGAGTACGACTGCacgattaaaacaaaaatcataattgtcgattattcttctgaaaatgtaattgtgaatattaattacgatgatcacaatttacattgaatgatgttttgaatagctttataccgTTGTTAGAAGCAACTGCATgaaactgtatataaaaatgtgtcatctttaaatatataaaaaaataagtagttACATAAGTAGTtagttaaaagtaaaaagttaccaattaaaacaataaggaaaaaaaagacccttaagataacctgtagcAAATAtaaacactctctctctctaacacacacacacatcttaagaaagcagaataatgtaagtggatttttttttgtaatggcgCCTTTGAACGTTACATAACTGTGGCATCTTTAATTGTAATCCCGATTAAAAATTCGATTAATTGTACAGCCCTACCTGGAGTCACGagataatgaaaatacagtctaGCGCAAGACACGCAAAGCCAATCTGCCATAAACGTTTcattataatgaaaacaatgcTATAATAGAAAGTTGTAAACACTTTGTGCCGCAGCGTTTCGGCGCGTCGTCACTGGAAGAGCGAATGACTTGTGCGGACGGATATAAGCTGTAGTATTATGTTTATGTTGGCCGTTTGTCTGATTCATCTCATATAAGATGCATTCGGATGAGGAAATTAACATGCTAGCAGAGCGTGACGGTGTTCAGCGATACCCGACTTTATGGTCTCATACGCTCCTTTTCAAAAATATGGATGATGCATCGTTAATAATAACTAGCAGTGTTATTTGTCCCGTCATCAACAGCATGTTTTATTGAAACATTCTAATCGATTAATCGTTTTACTGAGCTTTTCCAAACACTCATCAATTCTGACCTGGTCTCCCAGCGGACCGTCGGGCACCAGTTGGGCCGGCTGCTCATTCTCCAGGTTCTTGGCACTGGGATCGGCTCCTCGTCTCAGCAGCAATCGAACCGCGTCCACTTGAGCCAGGCGGCCCTGCAGAGCGCTGGCCATGTGCAGCGCCGTGTTCCCGTTGaacgcctgtcaatcaaacagaGAGATGTCACGATCAAAACGGAGTGCCGATCGCCCGCGGGAGAAACACGACGCCGCTCACTAACCTTCACGTTTATGACGGAGTAGTAGTTGGACTGGTCCAGAAAAAGGCGCAGAAGCTCAACGTTGGCCTCTTCGGCAGCCATGTGCAGAGCGGTGCGGCCGCTCTTGCGGTCCTGTTTGAAACGCGACAAAAACGCATGAGTCAAGACCATCAGACACAATCACACCCGAAGCTCCAACGGAACCACGTTCACCTTCGCTTCCAGCGACGCGCCCATCTGCAACAAAGTGCTCACGCACTCCCCGAGCAGCTTCCTCTTCTGCAGCAGCGCCAGACTCTGAGCGGAGGGGGGCGTCCCGTGACCGTACAGCTCTTGCACCGCGGCATTGTGGGACAGGACCGCAACATGGAGGGGCGTGAGTCCTACGGACGCAAAAAACGTTCGGCATCTTTCACTCTGTTGTAAGGGCAACGGCAGATGAATTTATTACATGAAATAACCAGGGCAGAGGAGCCCGTTTCTAGAACACACTGACCGTCGTAGTTGACCACCTCCACGTTGACCTGCCGCCCACTAGTCTGCATGGATTTCTGGATGGCCTGAAGGGAAACAGTGATTTTGCTACTTACACAATTCCCAAGAAAGCTCTAGAAAACAGATCTCAACATGTACTGCACTGTGGCATTCTGGGAGGGAATGTGTACGAACGCCAAAAGCGTCACCGACCGCGGTGACGGTTGCGTGCCACGACCTGTCGACAGTTAATGGCTGACAGAAACGCAGACATTTTGTTTTCCAGTCTTATCAAAGGAGGTTGTGTTGTGCGGCCAGTCGAGGGAATTTTTTGGCTGTGTTTCGTGCCTCTTTTTTGAGGAAATGCATATTAGTTAAGCATGTTATGAGGAAGTCAGTAAGCGGCTGGTTAAATAAAGACTGAGCATTTGATCGAATGATAGACGAGGACTGTTGACAGAAGATGAGAAAACGATAAGAGGAAAAACAGCGGCTAACAGATGCAGACGCAGGTTAACAAGGAATTACTGTGTTCATGACTGTAGGGATGGGCCTGACTGGGTGACTAGTCAACTAGTTATTTGACATTTGACTAGTCGGTTACTGGTTGCCTATTTAAATGAAGGtgctaatattaatttaaacgtATGAGAGCATTTAAGCGTGCACAGCAGTCAGTCTCGTTCCTGTTATCATACTGGATCCACAGGTTTACTAGTTTTATTAGGTTTATTAGTGTTAGCTGCTGTACAGAGATCACTTGCTCAGATTCTTCAAGGTGTTTCACATCTGTCGGACAGATGGCTGTTGAAAAACAGTTGCAGTAGACAAATAGACTCATCAAATTGTTGGACCTcatgaattaaatatttcacacacaGTCTGTCTCATCAAACGACTGTGAACGTCTGAGGTGAGTCTGAGTGCAGGAGCTTCTTCAGAGTTaaagagttttattaatatgACAATCTAGCGTTTCTAGATGTGAAACAACACAGTGGAAACGGCTTTTCAGCGTGAACTCGTAACATTAGTAACCAGCGTACGCACCAGGGTGGATTTCCGTTAGGGTTAAGGAGTGAACAGGAAGCGGTACCTGCAGCGTGGAGGCGTGGCCCTTCTCAGCACACACGTGTAACGGGGATCGGCCCCAGCAGTCCACGGTGTTCATTTCAGCTCCCAGTAACAGCAGGTCTTGTGCAATCAGGTGCTGATCCGCGGCAACGCTGACCTGGAAAGCGCTCTGAGGAAACGAGAGATCAAATGAGTCATCGCACCTCAacgcatttgtttgtttgtgttaatAACAGGGCGTGTGCACAGGTATGTTCCCGTCAGTTCCTGTACAGACAATCCCGTCGGCCCAATGGGAATGTTTCTTGGCCGTACCTGGTTGTTGTGTTCTTTCATGTCCAGCATGCCAATGGCAGCCATTTTCCTGGCGAGGACGTACGCCAGAGCTCTTCTTCCCTGGGCCACCGCGATGTGCAAGAACCTGCAATCAGTCAACAATCACCTAATGACTCTATGCCGTGTCTCTAAAGATGGAAACCAACAAAATAGCCTAGCTGAGATTGGCTACGACACAGTAATGATTCAAGAGTATAACGTATGAAAATGTCCCCACGTGTCTCCATCCCCATCTCTAGTGGTGAGCTCCACGTGGCTCAAAGCAGCCAGTTTCTCCTCCTCGTGTTGTATCTGCCATTGGAAGAAGGACACCGGAGGCGCGGCGGTCGTACCGAGGCCGGACGCGTGCGGCGGGGCGGAGGACAGGTACGTGTTCTCCGCGGACGGCAGCGGATGGCAGCCGGCGTAAACGGGGCTTCTGGCATCGGCGTACAGATCTCGAGGGGGCGCCGGACATCCTCTCACCGTCACGGAGTCAATGGAGAGCCGCTCTTTAAACAGGACGTCACCGATGTCCTCCAACATCTCAATGTCGCAGAACACGTTCTCACCGTGGCTGCACAGAGACTGGGAGACACAGAACAAGCGGTTCAGGACGTGGTGCTGTGTGTTCTGCAGGGAACGCAGCAAAACGTTATTAAACGCAATGAAGAGGCTCAGGAGTGACCGGAGCTTCAGGAGGGCTGAGAAGCACACGAGCCTGAGTTTGGTCAACTTCAAATCTCACTTGAACTATTTAAACGAGTCTAAAGTTCCCTACGCTCTTCACCAATGTTTCTCAACTCTTCCTACATACTTAATTTACTTACTATATAAAACATTCTGAGAGATGAGAAACGCTGCTCTGCGTTATGATTCTTATTGAACTGTATAGTGTAGATACACAAAATCCACACAGATCTTTTTCCTATTGAACTACAGACAGATGTCATTGATCTCGACAGGCCTTAGAATCCAGTGAAGCTCCAGCGAGCGGATATAACCGATCCGAACCGATCTGATAAACGCACCAGGATGTCCGAGTCTGCGGCTCGCAGTCGTTTCACAGGAGAGACACACAGATTCTCCGCTTCCATCTTCGTTCTCTGCAGCGCATGGAATATGgctgtaataaaacaaatttattatcCAGTAACTTCTGACAACCAACTTCCTGTTACTAAGTCATAAGTGAATACATTGATGTATCTACCTGGACATTCATCTTCACTTTGATACTGCTGAGCCTGTGAAGAAGCACATAATTCCATCCATTTATAACAGCATAAAAGAAACAGCACTGCGGATTCATTCAAGTCCGATGGAGCAGATCACGTGTCACCAAAaacacaacatattttttttttttgcagtcaaCAATCAcatttacaacaataaaaacaaaaaagacaacagTGAGGGTTACATCCAATAATCCAAAGCGTATTATATTATCTTACAGGATTTACACCAAGAAAGAGTCTTGATTGCGATGGGGTTATTAGAGTTTCTTATAGAATTCACATATATATCAaaatcttttttgaaaataaaaaagtaagggGTTTTCTTTGaccatttacatttatgaatataaaattttgCAAGAAATAGCAATAGATTAATAATATGCTTACAGTGAGAAGAgcctatatttaaaaagtaaccaaaaaacacaattttgggAGTTATACAAAAGTTTGGAAGTAAATACTTGTtaacaaaattagaaaaatcaacccaaaatactttacaataaacACAGTCccaaaataaatgattgattGTTTCTTCAGACTTAAGACAGAAAGAGCAATTGGGggaaatactattattaaacttAGCAAGTTTGTAATTTACCGGGTAGCAATTATGGACCACTTTAATAGAGACTTCAGCAACTTTATTAGACAAGAAGAATTTTTGTCGAAGAAGCCAAAACTCTTTCCATTCAATATCACTAAATATGTTATTCCAATAACTTACACAAGCAGGTAGAGAAATCTGAGATCTATTAATAATTGAACGAATATCTTTGTTTGACATGGTATTGAGAAGAATTTTGTTAACAAATAAGTTAGTGTTATCAAAAATTGGAGAAACTAAAGATCCTTTAGGGCCACAGTTGATTAAAGGTATAATACAATCAGGAACTGCACCAAAAACAATGGCATACCAAAAACACAACATAATGTCACATAAGTTGTACCTGAATGTCGTAATGGCGTTTCTGCATGATCAGCTCTTTGACGGTGTTCTTCACGCGCACGCCTTGATACCGACTCGGTTTCCGCGCGCTGTGCGCTTCCACTGAgagaataaaacagattttgatGTAACGTGATTGACTTCATTCGGTTTACTGTCTCTGAATCCCACCGAATACAGTCTCCCATGATTACATACGCTTTCGCACTAACACTTTGCTGTCCTGATACGGTCCGTGTGAACACACCACTTCAGTACggttaatgaaattattttaaaaaggatctcaaaattattgattttttcctACCGTTGACGC
This genomic window from Labeo rohita strain BAU-BD-2019 chromosome 1, IGBB_LRoh.1.0, whole genome shotgun sequence contains:
- the nfkbiz gene encoding NF-kappa-B inhibitor zeta encodes the protein MIIDRVSEGFAGVLDRDSDVMTSPVHLLSFYGCPSPTDASLSAGSPNSDSDQSWSNAGSPQNGVNVEAHSARKPSRYQGVRVKNTVKELIMQKRHYDIQAQQYQSEDECPAIFHALQRTKMEAENLCVSPVKRLRAADSDILSLCSHGENVFCDIEMLEDIGDVLFKERLSIDSVTVRGCPAPPRDLYADARSPVYAGCHPLPSAENTYLSSAPPHASGLGTTAAPPVSFFQWQIQHEEEKLAALSHVELTTRDGDGDTFLHIAVAQGRRALAYVLARKMAAIGMLDMKEHNNQSAFQVSVAADQHLIAQDLLLLGAEMNTVDCWGRSPLHVCAEKGHASTLQAIQKSMQTSGRQVNVEVVNYDGLTPLHVAVLSHNAAVQELYGHGTPPSAQSLALLQKRKLLGECVSTLLQMGASLEAKDRKSGRTALHMAAEEANVELLRLFLDQSNYYSVINVKAFNGNTALHMASALQGRLAQVDAVRLLLRRGADPSAKNLENEQPAQLVPDGPLGDQVRRILKGKGAPSRP